A single window of Polaribacter sp. SA4-10 DNA harbors:
- a CDS encoding RNA polymerase sigma factor: MEISDKKLEINISKAKSGNQSAFRFLLSTFWGDVYNYQLKKTKSENDAEDITIQTFSKAFDKINSFDEKYVFKTWLIAISKNVHIDLLRKKNASISFETSREQEDKVYLVIDESPTPEDKIITEQNLAKLLRDIKQLKPKYQEVIQLRYFQELSYKEISTQINEPMSNVKVKLLRAKKLLAEIIKKSS; this comes from the coding sequence TTGGAAATAAGCGATAAAAAACTTGAAATAAATATTAGTAAAGCAAAAAGTGGAAATCAATCTGCTTTTCGTTTTTTGTTAAGTACTTTTTGGGGAGATGTTTATAATTATCAACTTAAAAAAACAAAAAGCGAGAACGATGCTGAAGATATTACTATTCAAACATTTTCTAAAGCTTTTGATAAAATTAATTCTTTTGATGAAAAGTATGTTTTCAAAACTTGGTTAATTGCAATTTCTAAAAATGTTCATATCGATTTATTACGAAAAAAAAATGCTTCTATTTCTTTTGAAACTTCAAGAGAACAAGAAGATAAAGTTTATTTGGTCATAGATGAAAGCCCCACGCCTGAAGATAAAATTATTACAGAACAAAACTTAGCTAAATTATTACGAGACATTAAGCAGTTAAAACCTAAATATCAAGAAGTGATACAGTTACGCTATTTTCAAGAATTGAGTTACAAAGAAATCTCTACTCAAATAAATGAGCCTATGAGTAACGTAAAAGTAAAATTATTACGGGCAAAAAAATTATTAGCAGAAATAATTAAAAAGTCTTCATGA
- a CDS encoding glycosyltransferase has translation MILSVLFYSFVVFTVIQTLYSLVFSAFLFDKKKSKTEEVQHPISVIVCAKNEAQNLKKFIPSILKQDYYNFEIVLINDASSDNTLEVMKNFQKKNSNIKIIDVKNIEAFWGNKKYALSLGIKGAKNEHLLFTDADCKPVSKSWIAEINNKFSQEKTIILGYGKYKKENKLVNLFVRFETLLTAIQYFSYAKIGSPYMAVGRNLAYKKSEFFNVKGFINHMHIKSGDDDLFIQDAANNKNTTICTSENSFTVSEAPKSFNEWFRQKRRHISTANHYKFKHQLFLGLFFISKVLFYLLSTILFFLYPWKIMLPIVLAYFLVQFLVIGFSTRKLKEPQLIYYLPFLEIGLLLFQFTIFIVNLYSKPNHWK, from the coding sequence ATGATTTTATCTGTTCTCTTCTACTCTTTTGTAGTTTTTACGGTAATTCAGACACTATATTCTCTTGTTTTCTCTGCCTTTCTTTTTGATAAAAAAAAGTCTAAGACAGAAGAGGTTCAACACCCTATTTCTGTAATTGTTTGTGCAAAAAATGAAGCACAAAACCTGAAAAAATTTATTCCTTCAATACTAAAACAAGACTACTACAATTTCGAAATAGTTTTAATAAATGACGCATCTTCTGATAATACATTAGAAGTTATGAAAAATTTTCAGAAGAAAAATTCGAACATAAAAATTATTGATGTAAAAAATATTGAAGCTTTCTGGGGAAACAAAAAATACGCACTTAGCTTAGGAATAAAGGGTGCTAAAAACGAGCATCTTCTTTTTACTGATGCAGATTGCAAACCTGTTTCTAAATCTTGGATTGCTGAAATCAACAATAAATTCTCTCAAGAAAAAACAATTATTCTTGGATATGGAAAATACAAGAAAGAAAATAAGCTTGTTAATTTATTTGTACGTTTTGAAACCTTGTTAACGGCAATTCAATATTTTAGTTATGCTAAAATAGGGTCTCCTTATATGGCAGTTGGTAGAAATTTAGCGTATAAAAAATCAGAATTTTTTAATGTAAAAGGTTTTATAAATCACATGCATATAAAATCTGGTGATGATGATTTATTTATACAAGATGCAGCAAATAATAAAAACACTACAATTTGTACTTCAGAAAATAGTTTTACAGTTTCAGAAGCTCCAAAATCTTTTAATGAGTGGTTTAGACAAAAAAGAAGACATATTTCTACAGCCAATCATTACAAATTTAAGCATCAACTCTTTTTAGGATTATTTTTTATTTCTAAAGTATTATTCTACCTTTTATCAACTATATTATTTTTCTTGTATCCTTGGAAAATAATGTTACCCATAGTTTTAGCTTACTTTTTAGTTCAATTTCTAGTAATCGGTTTTTCAACTAGAAAACTAAAAGAACCTCAACTTATTTATTATTTACCTTTTTTAGAAATTGGGTTATTATTGTTTCAGTTTACTATATTTATAGTTAATTTGTACTCAAAACCTAATCATTGGAAATAA
- a CDS encoding alpha-amylase family glycosyl hydrolase, with translation MNKKQSLIVAAILSIIVGCTPKKVSEKKMLEQEKVGKVVVYQVFTRLFGNTNTTNKPWGTIEENGVGKFNDFTDKALSEIKNLGITHIWYTGVPHHDVIRDYTKYGISNDDPDVVKGRAGSPYAVKDYYNVNPDLAVNVENRLEEFEALIKRSHKTGLKVIIDIVPNHVARNYKSISNPEGVKSFGEDDTTSVIYDVNNNFYYTPNEAFEVPDFLNNYAPLGGEKTPLSDGRFDENPAKWTGNGSRSTKPDFYDWYETVKVNYGISPEGKKDFDELPAGFANEDYKKHFEFWQDKTVPNSWVKFRDIALYWIEKGVDGFRYDMAEMVPVEFWSFMNSAIKMKNPDAFLLAEVYNPQMYRDYIKKGKMDYLYDKVQLYDTIKHVMQGHGLTDNIPPILEDLKDIEHNMLHFLENHDEQRIASPEFAGNAAKAKPAMVVSATISTAPTMIYFGQELGEDGSENAGFGAPSRTSIFDYIGVPSFQRWVNNKQFDGGQSTTEELALRDFYKRLLNFTISSEALMGEYQDIHHYNRQNSEWYNDKVLSYVRWSEDEKLIVISNFNAGNTYGFDLSLPEDIIEKLDLKEGEYVLEDQLYKEYSTTLIVKNKQAKFRVDIKPLESFILKIQN, from the coding sequence ATGAATAAAAAACAATCTCTTATAGTTGCAGCCATTTTATCAATAATAGTTGGTTGTACACCAAAAAAAGTATCAGAAAAGAAAATGTTGGAACAAGAAAAAGTAGGTAAAGTTGTCGTTTATCAGGTTTTTACTCGTTTGTTTGGGAATACAAATACCACGAATAAACCTTGGGGAACTATTGAAGAAAATGGCGTTGGAAAGTTTAATGACTTTACTGATAAAGCGTTATCAGAAATTAAAAATTTAGGAATTACGCATATTTGGTATACAGGAGTTCCACATCACGATGTAATTAGAGATTACACAAAATATGGCATTTCAAATGACGATCCAGATGTTGTTAAAGGAAGAGCAGGTTCTCCTTATGCTGTAAAAGATTACTATAACGTAAATCCTGATTTGGCTGTAAATGTTGAAAATCGATTAGAAGAATTTGAAGCTTTAATTAAGCGTTCTCATAAAACCGGATTAAAAGTAATTATTGATATTGTTCCAAACCATGTTGCAAGAAATTATAAAAGTATTTCTAATCCGGAAGGCGTAAAAAGTTTTGGAGAAGATGATACTACCTCTGTTATATATGATGTAAATAATAATTTTTATTACACTCCAAATGAAGCTTTTGAAGTTCCAGATTTTTTAAATAATTATGCACCTTTAGGAGGAGAAAAAACTCCTTTATCTGATGGTAGGTTTGATGAAAATCCAGCAAAATGGACAGGTAACGGTTCGCGTTCTACAAAACCTGATTTTTATGATTGGTATGAAACTGTAAAAGTTAACTATGGTATTTCACCAGAAGGGAAAAAAGATTTTGATGAATTACCAGCAGGTTTTGCAAACGAAGATTACAAAAAACATTTTGAATTTTGGCAAGATAAAACGGTGCCAAATTCTTGGGTAAAATTTAGAGATATTGCATTGTATTGGATAGAAAAAGGTGTTGATGGTTTTAGATATGACATGGCAGAAATGGTTCCAGTAGAGTTCTGGAGTTTCATGAATTCAGCTATTAAAATGAAAAATCCAGATGCTTTTTTATTAGCAGAAGTATACAATCCTCAAATGTATAGAGATTACATTAAAAAAGGAAAAATGGATTATTTGTATGACAAAGTTCAGTTATATGATACGATTAAACATGTAATGCAAGGTCATGGATTAACAGATAATATTCCTCCAATTCTAGAAGATTTAAAAGACATAGAACATAATATGTTGCATTTTTTAGAAAATCATGATGAACAAAGAATTGCAAGCCCAGAATTTGCAGGAAATGCAGCTAAAGCGAAACCAGCAATGGTAGTTTCTGCAACAATTTCTACTGCACCAACGATGATTTATTTTGGTCAAGAATTGGGTGAAGATGGATCTGAAAATGCAGGTTTTGGAGCTCCTTCAAGAACTTCAATTTTTGATTATATTGGTGTTCCTTCCTTTCAAAGATGGGTAAACAATAAGCAATTTGATGGCGGACAATCTACCACAGAGGAATTGGCTTTAAGAGATTTTTACAAGCGTTTGTTAAATTTTACAATTTCTTCTGAAGCTTTAATGGGAGAGTATCAAGATATACATCATTATAATCGTCAAAATTCTGAATGGTATAATGATAAAGTTTTGTCTTATGTACGTTGGTCTGAAGATGAAAAATTAATTGTCATATCTAACTTTAATGCAGGTAATACATATGGTTTTGATTTAAGTTTACCAGAAGATATCATTGAAAAATTGGATTTAAAAGAGGGTGAGTATGTATTAGAAGATCAATTATATAAAGAGTATTCTACAACGTTGATTGTTAAAAATAAGCAAGCAAAATTTAGAGTAGATATTAAACCATTAGAATCTTTCATCTTAAAAATTCAGAATTAA
- a CDS encoding RNA polymerase sigma factor, with protein MKEQHFIDELIKGKQAAYSQLLEDYQQKVFGTCISFIPNKEDAEDVAQEVFLEIFKSIKKFKGDSKLSTWIYKIATNKCLEFIRKKNSKKRFAFMQTIFGNEIPIDKTSYFTEVNHPGVLLENKEKSTIIFKAINTLSESQRVVFTLAKVDGKSYQEIVEITGRSLSSVESLMFRAKKNLQEKLEDFYKNEN; from the coding sequence TTGAAAGAACAACATTTTATAGACGAATTAATTAAAGGGAAACAAGCTGCCTATAGTCAACTTTTAGAGGACTATCAGCAGAAAGTTTTTGGTACCTGTATTTCTTTTATTCCTAATAAGGAAGATGCAGAAGATGTAGCACAAGAAGTTTTCTTAGAAATTTTTAAATCTATAAAAAAGTTTAAAGGAGATTCAAAACTATCTACTTGGATTTATAAAATTGCGACTAATAAATGTTTAGAATTTATTAGAAAAAAGAACTCAAAAAAACGTTTTGCGTTTATGCAAACTATCTTTGGGAATGAAATTCCTATAGATAAAACAAGTTATTTTACAGAAGTAAATCATCCAGGAGTTTTATTAGAGAATAAAGAAAAATCTACAATAATTTTTAAAGCGATAAACACTTTATCAGAAAGTCAAAGAGTGGTTTTTACGTTAGCTAAAGTAGATGGAAAGAGCTACCAAGAAATAGTTGAAATTACTGGTAGAAGTTTATCATCTGTAGAGTCTTTGATGTTTAGAGCTAAGAAAAATTTGCAAGAGAAGTTAGAAGATTTTTATAAAAATGAAAATTAG
- a CDS encoding YHYH protein yields MKINLLKASFIGILILSITYSCSSSETEIEEEVTTTLHAAYASFNAEATTIYIDGSNVVIETTGLPDHDTSYWGVGNDGYIEEDIDETPSIMSSNNNAVTITVDATPNLTGNTISTDFNTIGIAVSGASIFNDQEGGGALDAAAASLDWTGAHIGPGVYHYHLEPKAFTDDDENLVGVLLDGVFLYGRKCNSTGTYPSGLDASGGHTTTTQHTTEAEYHYHIINELYSNTGSYIAFEGPYQGY; encoded by the coding sequence ATGAAAATTAATTTATTAAAAGCATCTTTTATAGGGATACTTATTTTATCAATTACCTATTCTTGTAGTTCCTCAGAAACAGAAATAGAAGAAGAGGTAACAACAACTTTACATGCTGCTTATGCATCGTTTAATGCGGAAGCAACTACTATTTATATAGATGGTTCTAATGTTGTCATAGAAACTACAGGTTTACCAGATCATGATACGTCTTATTGGGGTGTAGGAAATGATGGGTATATTGAAGAAGATATTGATGAAACACCAAGTATAATGAGTAGTAATAATAATGCAGTAACAATTACTGTAGATGCGACTCCTAATTTAACAGGAAATACTATTTCTACAGATTTTAATACTATTGGTATTGCCGTAAGTGGAGCATCTATTTTTAACGATCAAGAAGGAGGAGGAGCTTTAGATGCTGCTGCTGCAAGTTTAGATTGGACTGGAGCTCATATTGGACCAGGAGTATATCATTATCATTTAGAACCAAAAGCATTTACAGATGACGATGAAAACTTAGTTGGTGTTTTATTAGATGGTGTATTTTTATACGGAAGAAAATGTAATTCAACAGGCACTTATCCATCAGGTTTAGATGCTTCTGGTGGTCATACAACTACAACACAACATACTACGGAAGCAGAATATCATTACCATATAATTAATGAATTGTATTCTAATACAGGTTCTTATATTGCATTTGAAGGACCTTATCAAGGTTACTAA
- a CDS encoding DMT family transporter: MKNNKAIFYMIFSVMAFAIMNAFVKYLTAFNVYQIVFFRSVGTLAFTIPLILKYRIPILGTHKKLLFIRGLIGVISLTCFFESLNYLAVGTAVSLRYTSPIFAAIFSLIFLKEKIKPIQWLLFVFAFIGVLIIKGFGIDVNTIGLLLVIISALFLGLIFVVIRKIGNKEHPLVIINYFMVMAFVFGGFMSINYWKNPTLLEWLLLSSLGVFGYIGQLYMTKAFQLHETNVIAPLKYLEVVFMIIIGATWFGEIYNLWTLLGVFLILLGLIYNIYLKRKKG; encoded by the coding sequence ATGAAAAACAATAAGGCAATTTTTTATATGATTTTTAGCGTAATGGCATTTGCTATTATGAATGCATTCGTAAAATATTTAACAGCATTTAATGTGTATCAGATTGTTTTTTTTAGATCTGTTGGTACACTTGCTTTTACAATTCCATTAATTTTAAAATATAGAATACCCATTTTAGGAACACATAAAAAGTTGTTATTTATTAGGGGTTTAATTGGTGTTATTTCTTTAACCTGCTTTTTTGAGTCCTTAAATTATTTAGCAGTTGGTACCGCTGTTTCTTTAAGATACACATCACCAATATTTGCTGCTATTTTTTCTTTAATTTTCTTAAAAGAAAAGATTAAACCTATACAATGGCTGCTATTTGTTTTCGCTTTTATTGGGGTTTTAATTATAAAAGGATTTGGAATAGATGTAAATACAATAGGTCTTTTATTAGTAATTATATCTGCTCTTTTTTTAGGTTTAATATTTGTAGTTATTCGTAAGATTGGCAACAAAGAACATCCATTAGTTATTATTAATTATTTTATGGTGATGGCTTTTGTTTTTGGAGGATTTATGTCTATCAATTACTGGAAAAATCCTACTTTATTAGAATGGTTATTGTTATCAAGTTTGGGGGTATTTGGCTATATAGGTCAGTTATATATGACAAAAGCTTTTCAACTACATGAAACAAATGTTATTGCGCCACTTAAATACTTAGAAGTTGTTTTTATGATTATTATTGGCGCAACTTGGTTTGGTGAAATATATAATCTATGGACTTTGTTAGGAGTATTCCTTATTCTATTAGGGTTAATTTATAATATCTATTTAAAAAGAAAAAAGGGATAA
- a CDS encoding toxin-antitoxin system YwqK family antitoxin → MIKFRFFLILFLTASLLSCKKNVLNTKKIISKNSTENQIVITDVEVLKEEIILNQIEGTWYYKEVPFSGYAVKYYPNDSLAEKTGFSKGKREGVSKKWSEKGQLRLQLSFKNNRFEGTYKTWWENGVLAEESTYVKGVMQGVQKKWYPTGVFAKLRNIVDGKESGKQQAWLENGKLYVNYEAKNGRIFGLKRANSCYKLEDEKVITK, encoded by the coding sequence ATGATAAAATTTAGATTTTTTTTAATACTTTTTCTTACAGCTAGTTTACTTAGCTGCAAGAAAAATGTTTTAAATACTAAAAAAATAATATCAAAAAATAGTACTGAAAATCAAATTGTAATTACTGATGTTGAAGTACTAAAAGAAGAAATAATTTTAAATCAGATTGAAGGAACTTGGTATTACAAAGAAGTACCTTTTTCGGGGTATGCTGTAAAATATTATCCAAATGATTCTTTAGCAGAAAAAACGGGTTTTTCAAAAGGCAAGAGAGAAGGAGTTTCTAAAAAATGGTCAGAGAAAGGTCAACTTCGTTTACAACTTAGTTTTAAGAATAATCGTTTTGAAGGCACTTATAAAACGTGGTGGGAAAATGGTGTTTTAGCAGAGGAATCTACCTATGTTAAAGGCGTTATGCAAGGCGTACAAAAAAAATGGTATCCAACAGGTGTATTCGCTAAACTTAGAAATATAGTTGATGGTAAAGAGAGTGGTAAACAACAAGCTTGGTTAGAAAACGGGAAATTGTATGTTAATTACGAAGCAAAAAATGGACGTATTTTTGGGTTGAAACGAGCAAATTCATGTTATAAATTAGAAGATGAAAAAGTTATTACAAAATAA
- a CDS encoding Nramp family divalent metal transporter, translated as MKRSLLHSLGPGLLFAGAAIGVSHLVQSTRAGAEFGFGLIWALLLVHLFKYPFFQFGPRYAAATGETLLDGYRKLGKGVLITYYILNFATMFTIQAAVTIVTAGLASQLFGFTDDLVIWSIIILIISVIILLIGKYKLLDNLMKYIIITLTITTVIAVSVALFSTKEAFDVTQILPSGAVELTFLIAFLGWMPAPLDISIWHSIWTVEKNKNTFQKIKPKEALFDFNIGYVGTLFLGLCFVLLGAFVMYNSGETFSNKGGVFASQLVNLYTKNLGEFSYIFIAVAAFTTMFSTTITTLDASPRAMTKTTNLLFDKKTKFNYWFWIIFLFIGTVIILQYFMNDMGIMIKIATILSFLTAPFYAILNYSLITGKHTPKEHQPGIYLKTLSIVGILFLFGFSVWFLTSI; from the coding sequence ATGAAAAGATCATTACTTCATTCTTTAGGTCCAGGATTATTATTTGCAGGAGCAGCCATTGGTGTTTCACACTTGGTGCAATCTACAAGAGCTGGAGCAGAGTTTGGTTTTGGATTAATTTGGGCGTTATTATTAGTACATTTATTTAAGTATCCATTTTTTCAATTTGGGCCACGTTATGCAGCTGCAACAGGAGAAACATTATTAGATGGTTATAGAAAACTAGGCAAAGGTGTTTTAATAACCTATTATATTTTAAATTTTGCCACAATGTTTACCATACAAGCTGCAGTTACAATTGTTACTGCTGGTTTGGCTTCGCAACTTTTTGGTTTTACAGATGACTTGGTAATCTGGTCTATAATTATACTAATTATTAGCGTTATTATTTTATTGATTGGAAAATATAAATTGTTAGATAATTTAATGAAGTACATTATTATTACCTTAACAATTACTACAGTAATTGCAGTTTCTGTAGCTTTATTTAGCACAAAAGAAGCTTTTGATGTTACTCAAATACTACCATCTGGTGCAGTAGAACTTACTTTTTTAATTGCTTTTTTAGGGTGGATGCCTGCTCCTTTAGATATTTCTATTTGGCATTCTATTTGGACAGTAGAAAAAAACAAAAATACTTTTCAGAAAATAAAACCAAAAGAGGCTCTTTTCGATTTTAATATTGGCTATGTAGGTACATTGTTTTTGGGACTTTGTTTTGTTCTTTTAGGTGCATTTGTAATGTATAACTCTGGAGAAACATTCTCTAATAAAGGGGGTGTTTTTGCATCACAACTTGTAAATTTATACACCAAAAATTTAGGGGAATTTTCTTACATTTTTATAGCTGTTGCAGCTTTTACAACGATGTTTAGCACTACAATAACAACTCTTGATGCTTCTCCAAGAGCAATGACAAAAACTACAAATCTATTATTTGATAAAAAAACAAAATTTAATTATTGGTTTTGGATTATTTTCTTATTTATTGGCACAGTTATTATTCTACAATATTTTATGAATGATATGGGAATCATGATTAAAATTGCTACAATTTTATCTTTTTTAACAGCACCTTTTTACGCGATTCTAAATTATAGTTTAATCACCGGAAAACATACTCCTAAAGAGCATCAACCAGGAATTTACTTGAAAACTTTAAGTATCGTTGGTATTTTATTTCTTTTTGGTTTTAGTGTTTGGTTTTTAACAAGTATTTAA
- a CDS encoding membrane or secreted protein: MKLLLLTIGLLALGVAGIAIKIWAKKDGKFAGTCASQNPMLNETGESCGFCGKSPEQFDSCAEPEHK; the protein is encoded by the coding sequence ATGAAATTATTACTTCTTACAATAGGTTTATTAGCACTTGGTGTAGCCGGAATTGCTATTAAAATTTGGGCAAAAAAAGATGGAAAATTTGCTGGTACTTGTGCAAGTCAAAATCCTATGTTAAATGAAACTGGTGAGTCTTGTGGTTTTTGTGGAAAATCACCAGAACAGTTTGATTCTTGTGCAGAACCTGAACATAAATAA
- a CDS encoding alpha-amylase family glycosyl hydrolase translates to MKNIIFIISLIAFISCQEKTSTKKIVKKMEAKEFVWEGANIYFLLTDRFNNGDTSNDINFDRTKEAGKLRGFEGGDIKGITHKIKEGYFTKLGINAIWMTPIVEQIHGETDEGTGLSYGYHGYWTKDWTNIDPNYGTKEDLKELVAIAHKNGIRVLLDAVINHTGPVTEKDPVWPSDWVRTGPQCKYDNYENTIKCTLVKNLPDIKTESNENVALPPQLIKKWKAEGRYEQEVKELDAFFERTGHPRAPRFYIMKWLTDYITEFGIDGYRVDTVKHTEEFVWQEFKQECDFSFAEYKKNNADKVLDNNNFYLVGEVYNYEISHGKAYDFGNKKVNYFDKAFNSLINFEIKWNAKQMTEKEVFYKYDTILQNDLKGYGVLNYMTSHDDGQPFDKQRKMPYKTATMLLLTPGASQVYYGDESARDLTIKGSVGDATLRSFMNWDDIQNNTKTKNILNYWQKLGQFRANHMAVGAGKHQLISEENGLVFSRVRNIDKVVIGLNLPKGNKEINVSSIFKNGDKVNDFYSNQTIEVKNGKVTFMSKDTVVLLEKRLL, encoded by the coding sequence ATGAAAAATATCATTTTTATTATCAGTTTAATAGCTTTTATTAGCTGTCAAGAAAAAACATCAACAAAAAAAATAGTAAAAAAGATGGAAGCTAAAGAGTTTGTTTGGGAAGGAGCAAATATCTATTTCTTGCTAACAGATCGTTTTAATAACGGAGACACCTCTAATGATATCAATTTTGATAGAACTAAAGAAGCAGGTAAATTACGTGGTTTTGAAGGTGGAGATATTAAAGGAATTACTCATAAAATAAAAGAAGGATATTTTACTAAATTAGGAATTAATGCCATTTGGATGACGCCAATTGTAGAGCAAATTCATGGTGAAACGGATGAAGGAACTGGCTTATCTTATGGGTATCATGGTTATTGGACAAAAGATTGGACAAATATTGACCCAAATTACGGTACTAAAGAAGACTTAAAAGAATTGGTTGCAATTGCACATAAAAATGGAATTAGAGTTCTGTTAGATGCTGTTATAAACCATACAGGCCCTGTTACAGAAAAAGACCCTGTTTGGCCTAGTGATTGGGTTAGAACTGGGCCTCAGTGTAAATATGATAATTATGAAAATACAATTAAATGTACACTTGTAAAAAACTTACCAGATATTAAAACAGAAAGCAATGAAAATGTAGCATTGCCACCTCAATTAATTAAAAAATGGAAAGCAGAAGGACGTTATGAGCAAGAAGTAAAAGAGTTAGATGCCTTTTTTGAAAGAACAGGACACCCTAGAGCGCCACGTTTTTACATTATGAAATGGTTGACTGATTATATTACAGAATTCGGAATTGATGGTTATAGAGTTGATACGGTGAAACATACAGAAGAATTTGTGTGGCAAGAATTTAAGCAAGAATGTGATTTTTCTTTTGCAGAATACAAAAAAAATAACGCTGATAAAGTGTTAGATAATAACAATTTTTACTTGGTTGGCGAAGTGTATAATTATGAGATTTCTCATGGAAAAGCATATGATTTTGGGAACAAGAAAGTTAATTATTTTGATAAAGCATTTAATAGTTTAATAAATTTTGAAATTAAATGGAATGCAAAACAAATGACTGAAAAAGAGGTGTTTTATAAATATGATACCATTCTTCAAAACGATTTAAAAGGATATGGAGTATTAAACTATATGACGTCTCATGATGATGGGCAGCCTTTTGATAAACAGAGAAAAATGCCTTATAAAACGGCAACGATGCTGTTATTAACTCCAGGAGCTTCACAAGTATATTATGGAGATGAATCTGCAAGAGATTTAACAATTAAAGGATCAGTTGGTGATGCAACTTTACGTTCTTTTATGAATTGGGATGATATTCAGAATAATACTAAAACAAAAAATATTCTAAATTATTGGCAAAAATTAGGGCAGTTTAGAGCAAATCATATGGCTGTTGGAGCTGGAAAACATCAATTAATTTCTGAAGAGAATGGATTGGTTTTCTCTAGAGTTAGAAATATTGATAAAGTAGTAATCGGTCTTAATTTGCCAAAAGGAAATAAAGAAATTAATGTTTCTTCAATCTTTAAGAATGGTGATAAAGTAAATGACTTTTACTCGAATCAAACGATAGAAGTTAAAAATGGTAAAGTAACTTTTATGTCAAAAGATACTGTTGTTTTGTTAGAAAAGAGATTACTGTAG
- the lipA gene encoding lipoyl synthase, giving the protein MAIETLVLPERPKKPKWLRVKLPVGKKYTELRSLVDKYKLNTICASGSCPNMGECWGEGTATFMILGNICTRSCGFCGVKTGRPETVEWDEPEKVARSIKLMSIKHAVITSVDRDDLKDGGSIIWAETVDAIRRANPTTTLETLIPDFQGNTKQIDRVIAVHPEVVSHNMETVRRLTREVRIQAKYDRSLGVLKYLKENGMRTKTGLMLGLGETEEEVLQTMKDLREVNCDIITIGQYLQPSKKHLPLKEFVTPEQFKKYETIGLEMGFMYVESGPLVRSSYKAHKHAK; this is encoded by the coding sequence ATGGCAATAGAAACTTTAGTACTTCCTGAAAGACCAAAAAAACCAAAATGGTTGCGTGTAAAATTACCTGTGGGTAAAAAATATACAGAACTTAGAAGTTTGGTAGATAAATATAAATTAAACACTATTTGCGCAAGTGGTAGTTGTCCTAATATGGGTGAATGTTGGGGAGAAGGAACTGCAACATTTATGATTCTTGGTAACATTTGTACACGTTCTTGTGGTTTTTGTGGTGTAAAAACAGGTAGACCAGAAACGGTTGAATGGGATGAACCAGAAAAAGTAGCACGTTCTATAAAACTGATGAGCATTAAGCATGCTGTAATTACTTCTGTAGATAGAGATGATTTAAAAGATGGTGGTTCTATTATCTGGGCAGAAACTGTAGATGCAATTCGAAGAGCAAACCCAACCACAACTTTAGAGACTTTAATTCCAGATTTTCAAGGAAACACCAAGCAAATAGATAGAGTAATAGCAGTGCACCCAGAAGTAGTTTCTCATAATATGGAAACTGTAAGAAGATTAACGCGAGAGGTTAGAATTCAAGCAAAATACGATAGAAGTTTAGGCGTTTTAAAATACCTAAAAGAAAACGGAATGAGAACTAAAACTGGTTTGATGCTAGGTTTGGGAGAGACAGAAGAAGAAGTACTGCAAACAATGAAAGATTTACGTGAAGTAAATTGCGATATCATTACAATTGGGCAATATTTACAGCCCTCTAAGAAACATTTACCTTTGAAGGAATTTGTAACACCAGAACAGTTTAAAAAATATGAAACCATAGGCTTAGAAATGGGCTTTATGTATGTAGAAAGTGGCCCTTTAGTGCGCTCTTCTTATAAAGCACATAAACATGCAAAATAA